A segment of the Psilocybe cubensis strain MGC-MH-2018 chromosome 5, whole genome shotgun sequence genome:
ATTCGAAATTTTCTCTGTATATATATTCTACTTTTACTTTTACCTTTACTTCTTTTGTTCCCTCTCCTCACATTTGTCATACGAGATACAATACTCATTGCAATCATGCCTTATATTTACCTCTGTCTTCATTGCGCGTCGTTATCATCATAACATAGGATCTAATACAAACCCGCCTGTACTGAACGTAATCATTCCAGACCCCCGATGGCAACGCAACAACAACAGAGAACAAGAGCTAACTACAAGGACGAGGGAAAGAAAAGTGgcggtggtgatgatggtgtggtgtggtgtgtgTGGATCCAAAACAACGACGAGAGATACGCAAACAATGACAACGacaacagagaaaaaaaaagaaaaaaaaagaaaaaaaaatcggaCAAAGCCacctttcctcctccatcaGGCTGGCTcttgaagagaaaagaaaaaaaaagaaagaaagatagaACAGAAAACCCCCTACAGCTAACCCAACTGGTAATTGATAATTCGACGAAAAATCACCAACCCAACATCGTTCGCCGTCGCCAAAGCAGGTCATGCAGAATCCTGCGCCCAGTACATGAGTTTAAGCGTGTCCTCCCATGGGGACGGGCGGAGCGGGACCGCCCTCGTAGCCATGGGGTGGCATATTGGGTGGCGGCATCATCATGGGATAAGCGTGTTGCACTGTAAAAAAAAGGGGTAATCAACATTCGTGCACGAACAATTCAAGCGACACGATCTTaatttgaatgtgatgacGCACATTGCGGGCTCTGGTGGTAGTATGGATGAGCGTGCGAGGGAATTGGAGTCGGCGGCATCGACGGCCGTGGCCCAGCACCGTTGGGTGGGGGCGGGTACGCGCCCGGTGGAGGTGGTTGCATGTAAGCTCCGGGTGCTGATTGCGGAAATCAACTTCTGACCAAGTCTcgtaaagaaaaagaattaAATACTTACGCGGCATTTGCCCCATAGCAGGAGAGTACATTGCTATTGGTAGGTAGATAAAGGTATGTTGTTTAGCAACAGAATACAGGAGAAAATAAGATACCGTACAATACGTACCACTCGGAGGAGGCATCCCTGGAGCGTAAGGTATCGGTTGCATATAGGGCCCTGGCATGTATGCACCTGGGGGTCCAGGAGGGGCCATTCCGGGCATCATATGCTAAAAAAGTAAGGTAAGCATAAAAATAATATACGAGACCCTGCAATTGCAAGGAGACAAATTGCCGAAACTTACTTGAGGGGCATAACCATAAGGAGGATACGCGTAAACATAGCGATGCTGCTGCGTCGCGTCCTGCTGCGCTGCCGAGTCCTCGTAGGATGGCGGGGGCATCGGGGGTGGCATGGGAGGGACCATATGGCCGGGATGTGGGTTGGGTGGATGCTGAGGGGCAGGGAACATTTGCATGTAACGTTTGCCGCTATATGGCCACAACGCCGCTGTTTCGTTGAACAAACCAATCAGTATATTACATTAATGATAACAAAATGCGCCGTCTATGAAGGCAAgcaaaataaataaattgaCATACAAACTTGAGCCGCGTCGACGACTTTGTTGTGCTTGAAGGGGTTGAAATCATCCTTGACATGTACAGGTGTACTTTTCTTGATAATCCGAGTTCCAAAGAAGGGATTGGGAGTAGCAGGCGCCTGCAAAAAGTAAGATATTAGACCGAAAATACACACAGCATCACAATTTTAAAAAACATACCGAATccgacttggacttggacgaATTGGGAGTACCGCTGGCACCACTAGCATTGGCACTGGGCGCTCCATTTGCTCCAGGACCATTCTTCGCTGGAGCAGCGACCTATAACATAcaaggaaagggagaaaaaagGACACATGTCAGACATGGACAGTTCTCATCGGTCAGCAAGCAAAACACATAGAATTACAGGATTGAAGGCATTTGCCTTGGGGTTGGGGCGGAACGACGACGCGTTCACGTTCAGTCTTGCCGCGGTGTTGGGCGAGAGCGGAGACATGGCCGCATTCGGGCCTTTGGGCATGTTGGTATTGAGGGTGGGAGATGGACCGGCTTTGGCGGCGGCGGGAGCGTTGGGCGCGGGACTGGCCACAGTGGCGGTGCCGTTCGCTGGACTGGCGCCTGGGGCGGCAGCCTTTGCTTTTGGCCCACCCTTGAACGGAGGAATGCTCTGAATAACCATGTTGATCTTCTTGGTCCCTGTCGAAGACGAGGCAACTTTAGCAGGGGCTGGTGTAGCAGCCGCCGAGGTCGAGGCCGACGCAACGGTCTGTCCACTCGAGACGACCTTTTGCGCGGCAATGTTGGCCGACGAGGCATTCGAACTGGCACCATTAAGGCCCCCAGCGGCGCCTCCTTTGCCAGCAAGAGCCTGGGAAACTGGTTTCCTATCAGAGATCTTTACGCCGGCGACAGCGAAACCTCTTGATGCTGTAGCAGGTGTAGATGGGCCAATGGCGCGGGCTTGGGCAGATGCAGCATCTGCCTTGGCCTTTTCCttgattgccttttgctTCTCCTCATCTTTGGCTAAGATGGGTACCAGGTCATCGGGAATAGGTTTGTTGAGCTGTTTcagaagaaatcaaaatgcAGGGAGAAGGGAGAAATACAATGTTAGTTAGGATGACGGATGAAACCGACGGAATCAAGAAGCGAACCTTGAAGCTCTGACTGAACTTGACCAACTCTGCCATTCGTTTGTCCATTTCGCTCTTGACAAGTGCCTGGCGCTTTTGGTTCAACCTGTGCTTTTCGTCCTTCACGAAATCACGGAAAGCGGGAATCGGATCCGCTGGGGGCTAAAAATGGTGTAGATAATATCAGAATAACTGTTGTGATTGTCAAGATTCCAAACAACTGACCTTGGTAGCACCAGCAGGCGCTGGTGATGCCGCCTTGGACGATGGCGGCGAGGGAGCTTGCGCATTCGTGATGGATGTTCCATCGGGGCCATTGACAGAGACTTTTGGGATCTCCGCCTTAGCCTCTGTTTGAGGAGGAGCGGCAGGGGCAATAAAGGAGACAGCACCCTTGGCACGAGCGCCTGGCGGGACATAGGCATTTTGGCCTCTTACAACAGCACCGTATCTTCAAAGACGTTGTCAATTTGGGCTCAAATAAAACAAACAATTGACACACTTGTCTTCCTCGTTAATACCAGAATCGTCAACAATTCCGCGCTCCTCGGCGATGTGAGGGTTGTTCGTAGCAGCCTATTgatatgtcaaaaaaatctcAAAAGCAGAGCACACCCAAAATAGCCTACTCCAATAATTTCGTTGGCGATCTTCTGGGCCTTCCTTTCGCGTTCTTTAAAGTCTGGTGCACTGCGGTCGAGTTTGGTAGTATACACATCCTCATCAAAGCTAGCCTTGACACCGAAAAGCTGCTCGTTGGCAGAGAATTGGTCCCAAGATGTAGCACCGTTGGCCGATGGCCCAAACGTGTCATCGTCGCCCAGTGCGGAGTGAGTGGGTTCACCACTGGGTACCCACGCTTGAAGCTCACGCTCAGGCCTCCCTGTTGGAACTTTCTTTTGACTGATATCTGTATCTGTGCGGAAAGCTAGGTAGAAAGTTAGGCGAATAAGCCGATCGGTTCAGGGTCAACGACATACTATCTCCGTTGGTAGGACGTGCATCCGCTGGGCCAGATGTGTATGTGTCGATGTCGGTAGAAGCAATGAAGAGCGTATCCTTGAGAGGTGCTCCTGGATTGTTAACGTCTTTAACATCTTTAAGTGTAACGCCATTGGTATTTCCTTCGGCTGAAGTAGAGGAGATGACGCCCTCAAATCGCTGGGCATTCTTGGTAACGAGGGTGATAGTAGTCCCCTTAACAGACAGAACAGGTCAGCGCACGACAACAGCAGCATGATACACAGCGATAGATGGACGTACGGTCAAACCAGAAAGCGC
Coding sequences within it:
- a CDS encoding PAB1-binding protein 1 codes for the protein MATTARQTKGPRKGAPEPANARRASAWGAGARASPTFSPANAPGPRQQQSAQASAQQSPAPAPSNNAPTLPASFPPLAQNQSQSQATQPRSDNTPTSPRDRVLQALSGLTGTTITLVTKNAQRFEGVISSTSAEGNTNGVTLKDVKDVNNPGAPLKDTLFIASTDIDTYTSGPADARPTNGDTFRTDTDISQKKVPTGRPERELQAWVPSGEPTHSALGDDDTFGPSANGATSWDQFSANEQLFGVKASFDEDVYTTKLDRSAPDFKERERKAQKIANEIIGAATNNPHIAEERGIVDDSGINEEDKYGAVVRGQNAYVPPGARAKGAVSFIAPAAPPQTEAKAEIPKVSVNGPDGTSITNAQAPSPPSSKAASPAPAGATKPPADPIPAFRDFVKDEKHRLNQKRQALVKSEMDKRMAELVKFSQSFKLNKPIPDDLVPILAKDEEKQKAIKEKAKADAASAQARAIGPSTPATASRGFAVAGVKISDRKPVSQALAGKGGAAGGLNGASSNASSANIAAQKVVSSGQTVASASTSAAATPAPAKVASSSTGTKKINMVIQSIPPFKGGPKAKAAAPGASPANGTATVASPAPNAPAAAKAGPSPTLNTNMPKGPNAAMSPLSPNTAARLNVNASSFRPNPKANAFNPVAAPAKNGPGANGAPSANASGASGTPNSSKSKSDSAPATPNPFFGTRIIKKSTPVHVKDDFNPFKHNKVVDAAQVSALWPYSGKRYMQMFPAPQHPPNPHPGHMVPPMPPPMPPPSYEDSAAQQDATQQHRYVYAYPPYGYAPQHMMPGMAPPGPPGAYMPGPYMQPIPYAPGMPPPSAMYSPAMGQMPPPGAYMQPPPPGAYPPPPNGAGPRPSMPPTPIPSHAHPYYHQSPQLQHAYPMMMPPPNMPPHGYEGGPAPPVPMGGHA